Proteins encoded by one window of Enterobacter hormaechei subsp. xiangfangensis:
- a CDS encoding MFS transporter, protein MQQDAHKRALIAGSIGNFIEWYEFAVYGFLATVIARNFFQLEGEAELTSLILTWASFAIAFFFRPLGAVVFGRIGDRIGRKPTLIIVLVLMTLATAAIGIVPVYASIGIAAPLIVTLLRILQGLFAGGEYGGAVSLMTEFAPRDKRGLYGAWQSFTVALGLLAGAGIVALLSALLSPEALHDWGWRIPFFLALPMGAVALWLRVSMEETPSFVQQREKSVVTQATTAATFKTILMGIGRVMVWSAAGYTYLVIMPTYLQSALHTGFNQALLIAVISNIGFALTIIPSGMLSDRIGRRTVMIISTVLLLILALPLLKILQAETSTLAIKAVVVLIAGGLVGMLAGPGPAMLSEMFPTRVRYTGLGLAYSLSNAIFSGCAGLIITGLIKETGNLDIPAYYVMATAVVSIFALMTLRKDDHLRSLEE, encoded by the coding sequence ATGCAACAGGATGCGCACAAGCGTGCATTAATTGCAGGCTCCATCGGTAATTTCATCGAGTGGTATGAATTTGCGGTCTACGGTTTTCTGGCAACGGTGATTGCCAGAAACTTCTTCCAGCTTGAGGGGGAAGCGGAGCTCACCAGCCTGATCCTTACCTGGGCCTCGTTCGCCATCGCTTTCTTCTTCCGTCCGCTGGGTGCGGTGGTCTTTGGCCGCATTGGCGACAGGATTGGCCGCAAACCGACGCTGATTATCGTGCTGGTATTGATGACGCTCGCCACCGCTGCCATCGGTATTGTGCCGGTCTACGCCAGTATCGGGATTGCCGCGCCGCTGATCGTTACACTCCTGCGTATTCTGCAAGGACTGTTCGCGGGCGGTGAGTATGGCGGTGCGGTCTCATTGATGACGGAGTTCGCCCCGCGCGACAAGCGCGGTCTTTACGGGGCATGGCAGTCCTTCACCGTGGCGCTCGGGCTGTTAGCGGGCGCAGGCATTGTCGCGTTGCTCTCTGCCCTGCTCTCCCCTGAAGCCTTGCACGACTGGGGCTGGCGCATTCCGTTCTTCCTGGCGTTGCCGATGGGTGCGGTCGCGCTATGGCTGCGGGTGAGCATGGAAGAGACGCCGAGCTTTGTGCAGCAACGGGAAAAATCGGTTGTTACTCAGGCCACCACCGCCGCCACGTTCAAAACCATCCTGATGGGCATTGGCCGCGTGATGGTCTGGTCTGCGGCGGGATATACCTATCTGGTGATTATGCCGACCTATCTGCAATCTGCGCTGCACACCGGTTTTAACCAGGCGCTGCTGATTGCGGTGATTTCTAACATTGGGTTTGCGCTCACGATCATTCCGTCGGGCATGCTGAGCGACAGGATCGGGCGGCGGACGGTGATGATTATCTCCACCGTGCTCCTGCTGATCCTCGCCCTGCCGCTGCTGAAAATTTTGCAGGCGGAAACCAGTACGCTGGCGATCAAAGCGGTTGTGGTGCTGATTGCGGGGGGTCTGGTTGGGATGCTGGCAGGGCCGGGGCCGGCAATGCTGTCTGAGATGTTCCCGACGCGCGTGCGTTATACCGGGCTGGGGCTGGCCTATTCTCTGTCGAATGCGATCTTCTCGGGCTGTGCGGGGCTGATCATTACCGGGCTGATTAAAGAGACGGGCAATCTGGATATTCCGGCGTACTACGTGATGGCAACGGCGGTGGTGAGTATTTTCGCGCTGATGACGCTGAGGAAGGATGACCATTTACGGTCGTTAGAGGAGTGA
- a CDS encoding isovaleryl-CoA dehydrogenase has protein sequence MHWQTHTVFNQPAPLSNSNLFLSDCALRDAVAREGAEWDVDLLASIGQQLGTAESLELGRLANVNPPELLRYDATGVRLDDVRFHPAWHLLMQGLCANRVHNLAWEEEARKGSFVARAARFVLHAQVEAGTLCPVTMTFAATPLLLQSLPKPFHDWLTPLMSDRYDPHLAPGAQKRGLLIGMGMTEKQGGSDVLSNTTKAEKCSDGSYRLVGHKWFFSVPQSDAHLVLAQAKGGLSCFFVPRFLPDGQRNAVRLERLKDKLGNRSNASSEAEFLDAYGWLLGEEGEGVRQILKMGGLTRFDCALGSHGLMRRALSVALYHAHQRQTFGKNLIDQPLMRDVLSRMALVLEGHTALLFRLARAWDNRTDPQEAAWARLFTPAAKYSVCKAGIPFVAEAMEVLGGAGYCEESELPRLYREMPVNSIWEGSGNIMCLDVLRVLAKQSGILDLLADDFAQVKGQDRHFDRSWRQLQQKLRKPQEAQGREIARQLFLLGAGSQMLRHATPPVAQAWCRMMLDTRGGTLMSEQVQNDLLLRATGRVG, from the coding sequence ATGCACTGGCAGACACATACCGTTTTTAATCAACCTGCACCGCTATCGAACAGCAACCTTTTTCTCTCTGATTGCGCCCTGCGCGATGCGGTAGCGCGCGAAGGGGCTGAGTGGGATGTGGATCTTCTTGCCAGCATCGGACAGCAGTTGGGTACGGCGGAGTCGCTGGAGCTGGGCAGGCTGGCGAACGTTAATCCGCCGGAGCTGCTGCGTTATGACGCCACGGGAGTGCGGCTGGACGACGTCCGCTTTCATCCGGCATGGCATCTTCTGATGCAGGGGCTTTGCGCCAACCGGGTGCACAACCTGGCGTGGGAGGAGGAGGCGCGGAAAGGATCGTTCGTCGCCAGGGCCGCGCGTTTTGTGCTGCATGCTCAGGTGGAGGCGGGAACGCTATGCCCGGTGACCATGACCTTTGCGGCCACGCCGCTGTTGCTACAGTCGCTACCCAAACCGTTTCACGACTGGTTAACGCCGCTGATGAGCGATCGCTACGATCCCCATCTCGCACCGGGGGCGCAAAAGCGCGGCCTGCTGATCGGCATGGGGATGACGGAAAAGCAGGGCGGTTCGGACGTACTCAGTAATACCACCAAAGCAGAGAAATGCAGTGATGGCAGTTACCGGCTGGTGGGGCACAAATGGTTTTTCTCCGTGCCGCAGAGCGATGCGCATCTGGTGCTCGCGCAGGCGAAGGGCGGGTTGTCCTGCTTTTTTGTCCCGCGTTTCTTACCCGACGGGCAACGCAATGCCGTGCGCCTTGAGCGTCTGAAGGACAAGCTCGGTAACCGTTCAAATGCCAGCAGTGAGGCTGAGTTCCTTGATGCTTACGGCTGGCTGCTGGGCGAAGAGGGTGAAGGTGTCCGGCAAATTCTGAAGATGGGCGGGCTGACGCGCTTTGACTGCGCGCTTGGTAGCCACGGACTGATGCGCCGTGCGCTCTCGGTGGCGCTTTATCATGCCCATCAGCGGCAGACCTTCGGCAAAAATCTTATCGACCAGCCGTTAATGCGCGACGTGCTAAGCCGTATGGCGCTGGTGCTGGAGGGACACACGGCACTGCTGTTCCGACTCGCCCGGGCGTGGGATAACCGCACCGACCCGCAGGAAGCCGCATGGGCGCGGCTATTCACTCCGGCGGCAAAATACAGCGTCTGCAAAGCGGGCATACCGTTTGTGGCAGAGGCAATGGAGGTGCTGGGCGGCGCAGGCTATTGCGAAGAGAGTGAGCTTCCGCGGTTGTACCGTGAAATGCCCGTCAACAGCATCTGGGAAGGCTCTGGCAATATTATGTGCCTGGATGTACTGCGCGTACTGGCGAAGCAGTCGGGCATTCTCGACCTGCTCGCCGATGATTTCGCGCAGGTAAAAGGCCAGGACAGGCACTTCGATCGCAGCTGGCGGCAGCTACAGCAGAAGCTGCGTAAACCGCAGGAAGCGCAGGGCAGGGAGATCGCGCGGCAGCTCTTTTTACTCGGGGCCGGAAGCCAGATGCTGCGGCACGCAACGCCGCCCGTGGCGCAGGCGTGGTGCCGCATGATGCTGGATACCCGGGGCGGCACGCTGATGAGCGAACAGGTGCAAAACGACCTGCTGCTGCGCGCCACGGGCCGGGTCGGTTAA